One Engystomops pustulosus chromosome 7, aEngPut4.maternal, whole genome shotgun sequence DNA window includes the following coding sequences:
- the LOC140069384 gene encoding ETS translocation variant 3-like encodes MKTGCSIVEKPKGGGGYHFPDWAYKAESSPGSRQIQLWHFILELLQKEEFRHVIAWQQGEYGEFVIKDPDEVARLWGRRKCKPQMNYDKLSRALRYYYNKRILHKTKGKRFTYKFNFNKLVMPNYPFINIRPNGGVPQSAPPVPTASSHFHFSPLDSPNEDGHMNHYTGSSSAQSSRESLNDINERKPIPSETEDLHSMEWRRSAEHLSSRNTVGGGPHGLQKHKSDLLLPVFSMHGMYPDAHSPFAVSPLTGRGGLMSMPHSPALSLTPTVFSYSPSPGLSPAFQSGSCFNFNPEEMKHYLQAQACSVFNYHLSPRTIPRFPSFMMPPPHRPFPPEEQPSFPIKLQPPPMGRKNKERPQSSEDKRPAAPQLPLLPLKVEPVSDEEELLSDEELDRNHHLEKEDDSDSEFDRETPSPKLDAEKAVHTFVKPAAPSWPQFSAPPARSTYPREGTEDQPETSERAVKDSPSEPVVVEKKEETLPPKFRYKRLWNGDRQAEAAEDRECRKSCIINGCRSSEVSVETSATVAAAADS; translated from the exons GTTATCACTTCCCGGACTGGGCCTACAAGGCAGAGTCTAGCCCCGGCTCGCGGCAGATCCAGCTATGGCACttcatcctggagctgctgcagAAGGAGGAGTTCCGTCACGTCATCGCCTGGCAGCAGGGAGAGTACGGAGAGTTTGTCATCAAGGATCCCGATGAAGTGGCCAGGCTGTGGGGGCGCAGGAAGTGTAAACCCCAGATGAACTACGACAAGCTCAGCCGAGCACTCAG ATATTACTACAACAAAAGGATCCTGCATAAGACCAAGGGCAAGAGGTTTACCTACAAGTTTAACTTCAACAAGCTGGTCATGCCCAACTACCCCTTCATCAATATCCGGCCCAATG GTGGCGTTCCACAGAGTGCACCGCCGGTCCCCACGGCCTCGTCTCACTTCCACTTCTCTCCTCTTGATTCTCCCAATGAAGACGGACACATGAATCATTATACTGGAAGCTCCTCCGCGCAGTCCAGCAGAGAATCCCTAAACGACATCAACGAGCGGAAACCGATCCCTTCAGAAACAGAAGATCTCCACTCCATGGAGTGGCGTCGCAGTGCGGAGCACTTGTCTTCTCGGAATACTGTCGGCGGCGGTCCCCATGGCCTCCAAAAGCATAAATCTGATCTCTTGCTTCCAGTTTTTTCAATGCATGGCATGTACCCGGATGCCCACAGTCCTTTTGCGGTGTCTCCTCTCACTGGGCGTGGAGGGCTTATGAGCATGCCCCACTCACCGGCCTTGTCGCTGACTCCTACAGTCTTTTCTTACAGTCCATCACCAGGACTGAGCCCGGCTTTCCAAAGCGGCAGCTGCTTTAACTTCAACCCAGAAGAGATGAAACACTACCTTCAGGCCCAAGCCTGCTCCGTTTTTAACTACCACTTAAGTCCACGGACCATACCAAGATTTCCCAGTTTTATGATGCCGCCACCGCATCGTCCCTTCCCACCCGAAGAGCAGCCTTCCTTCCCAATTAAGCTGCAGCCTCCTCCGATGGGACGTAAGAATAAAGAGCGTCCGCAAAGTTCTGAGGATAAGCGGCCTGCCGCCCCACAGCTTCCTCTCCTGCCCCTCAAAGTGGAACCAGTGTCTGACGAAGAGGAGCTCCTTTCTGACGAGGAGCTGGATCGCAACCACCACTTGGAGAAAGAAGATGATTCCGACAGTGAATTTGACCGTGAAACCCCTTCTCCAAAACTGGACGCTGAGAAGGCGGTCCATACTTTTGTCAAACCAGCAGCTCCTTCCTGGCCGCAGTTCAGCGCACCTCCGGCTAGATCTACCTACCCTAGAGAGGGTACAGAGGATCAGCCAGAGACCAGCGAGAGAGCAGTGAAAGACTCTCCCAGTGAGCCCGTTGTGGTCGAAAAGAAGGAGGAGACTCTACCACCAAAGTTTCGCTATAAACGCCTCTGGAACGGGGATCGACAGGCAGAAGCAGCTGAGGATCGGGAGTGCAGAAAAAGCTGCATCATCAATGGCTGCCGTTCCTCCGAGGTATCGGTAGAAACCAGCGCAACTGTAGCCGCAGCTGCCGACTCCTAG